A window from Pirellulales bacterium encodes these proteins:
- a CDS encoding cupin domain-containing protein, producing the protein MFGYYVDKKDCSHHQIFPGVDIYTTCGEQMTLSLVEMQPHAVIAEHSHPHEQMGLMLSGSAKFVIGGESRIVTTGQMWRIPGGVPHQVIALDQPVRAIDAFYPIREDYR; encoded by the coding sequence ATGTTCGGATACTACGTCGATAAGAAAGACTGCTCTCACCACCAAATCTTCCCTGGAGTCGACATCTACACCACCTGCGGCGAGCAGATGACGCTGTCGCTTGTGGAGATGCAACCCCACGCTGTGATCGCGGAGCACAGCCATCCGCACGAGCAGATGGGACTGATGCTCTCCGGTTCCGCAAAGTTTGTGATCGGGGGCGAGTCGCGAATCGTCACCACCGGGCAGATGTGGCGCATTCCCGGCGGCGTCCCTCACCAGGTGATCGCGCTCGACCAACCCGTGCGCGCGATCGACGC